TCATGAGCTCCGGCACGCTGGTCCTCGGCAGCGAGGCCACCCTCTGACCGGTGCCGGCCCGCGATCCGGGCCGGCACCTTCATGACTAATTGGTAGCAAGCGCTTGATCTATAGGAGGTCCGATGTCGACCGAACTGCCCCCCCTGCCCCGCGTCACCCTTGAGGGCGGCCTCGAGGAGTTCGGGACCCCGACGGGGCCCGGCCCGATGGTCGAGTACCTGATCATCGGGGCCGGCGTCTGCGGGATCTACCAGCTCTACCGGCTCCGCGAGCTCGGCCTGCGCACCCTGGTCGTCGACGCGAACTCCGACGTCGGGGGCACCTGGTTCAAGAACCGCTACCCGGGCTGCCGGTTCGACTCCGAGTCCTACACCTACCAGTACTCCTTCTCCCCGGAGCTGCTGGCCGAGTGGGACTGGAAGGAGCGGTTCGCGCCGCAGCCCGAGACGCTGAGCTACCTGCAGCACGTCGCCGACCGGTTCGACCTGCGCCCGCAGATGCTCTTCGACGCCCGTGTCTCCTCGATGACCTGGGACGAGGCGCGCTGGCAGTGGCGCGTCGTCCTGGCCGACGGCCGCGAGATCACCGCGCGCTTCGTGCTCGGCGCGATGGGCCTGCTCTCCCAGCCGACCACGCCGAGGCTGCCCGGCGCCGAGCGGTTCAAGGGCGTCGCGGTGCACACCTTCGACTACCCCGAGGACCTCGACCTGACCGGCAAGCGGGTCGCCGTGGTCGGGACCGGCGCGAGCGGCGTCCAGGTGGTGGCCGACGTGGCCGACAAGGTGGAGCAGCTCTACGTGCTGCAGCGCGACGCCAACTGGTGCACCCCCCTGGCCAACGGGCCCATCGACAAGGAGGAGATGGAGGAGCTCCGGTCGCGCTACGACGAGATCTTCGAGTGGTGCAGCCAGACCCCGGCCGGCTTCATCCACCGGCCGGACCGCCGGCGCAGCACCGAGCTGACCCGCGAGGAGCGGCTGGCGCACTGGGAGAAGCTCTACTGGGCGCCCGGCGGCGGCCTCTACCTGGGCAACTTCCGTGACTGCGTGATGGAGGAGGAGGCGAACGCCGAGCTCACCGAGTTCGTGGCGGGCAAGATCCGCGAGCGGGTCAAGGACCCCGAGGTGGCCGAGCTGCTGATCCCCAAGGACCACGGCTTCGGGACCAAGCGGGTGGCCGGCGAGTCGGGCTTCTACGAGGCGTTCAACCGCGACAACGTCGAGCTCGTCGACCTGATGACCACCCCGATCACCGAGCTCACCGAGGACGCCGTCCGGCTGGGTGGGCCCGAGGGGCCGCGCGACCTCGAGGTCGACGTGGTCATCTACGCCACCGGTTTCGACGCGGTCACGGGCGCCTTCGACCGGATCGACATCACCGGCGTGGACGGCCGGAGCCTGCGCGAGCACTGGGCCGAGGGGCCGACCACCACGATCGGCGTGCAGACGGTCGGGTTCCCCAACTTCTACATCCTGGTGGGGCCGCAGTCGGGATCGGCGTCGGCGAACTTCCCCCGGGGGATCGAGGACGCCGTCAACTGGATGTGCGACGTCGCCCGCTTCACCTCCGAGCGTGGCATCGGCCGGGTCGAGGCGCGTCCCGAGGCGGAGAAGGAGTGGGTCGAGCACGTGTGGGAGGTCAACTCCCGGATGCTGATGTCGCGGACCAAGTCGTGGTTCAACGGGCACAACATCAACCTCGACCGGGACGACTCCCCGCGAGCGATGGTCTACCTCGGAGGCGGCCCGCTCTACCGGCGCCGGCTCACCGCGGAGTTCGAGGCCGGGCTGCCGAGCTTCGTGCTCAGCACCTACGACGAGGCGCCCGAGACGGTGGCAAGGACCGTGACCGAGGCGTGCCTCGCCGGGCGGCCGACCGCCTGAGCGGCCATGACGAAGGGCCCCTGGCCTCCGCTCACGCGGGGCCAGGGGCCCTTTCTCGTCGCTGCCCGCAGGAGTGCCGGAGTGCCGGCCTCAGGCCCGCGCGGTCTCGCCCTCGGGCAGCATGTGGACCAGGGCGGTACGGCGGGCGCGGCAGACCAGCACGCCGTCCTGGTTCAGTCCGCGGTGCTCGAGGGTGACGATGCCCTGGCGCGGCCGCGACGCGGACTCCCGGCGGGCGATGATCTCGGTCTCGCAGTAGAGGGTGTCCCCGATGAAGACCGGAGCGGGGAAGGCGATCTCCTCGAAGCCGAGGTTGGCGATCGTCGTCTTCTGGGTCAGGTCCGGCACGCCGATCGAGCAGACGATGCTCATCGTGAGCAGGCTGTTGACCAGGCGCTGGCCGAACTCCGACTCCGCCGACCGGACCGCGTCCAGGTGCAGGGACTGCTGGTTCTGGACCATCAGGCAGAACAGCGAGTTGTCGGACTCGCCGATGGTGCGCCCGGGCTCGTGCTTGAAGACGTCTCCGGGCACCATCTCCTCGTAGTAGCGGCCGCGGGGGACGTGGACGGTCATGCGATCTCCTTGTGGGTGTGTCCGGGCTCGCGGAGCGCGGCCCGGTGGTCGGGGTGGGCGATCTCGACGAGCGCCTCGGCGCGCTCGGGCTCGGAGAGGCCCCGCAGGTCCGCGACGCCGTACTCGGTGACGACGACGTCGACGGTGTGCCGGGGCAGCGTGACCACGTCGGCGCCCAGGCGCCGGACGATCCGGCTGTGCCGCCCGTCCGGTCCGGCCGCGGCCACGGCGACCACGGTCAGGCCGCCCACGGAGGCGAAGCCGGACTCGACGAAGTCCATGCTGCCGCCGACCCCCGAGATTTGGCGGGGGCCGACCATCTCGGAGTTCACCTGGCCGAGCAGGTCGACCTCGACCGCGCCGTTGATCGAGACCAGTCGGTCCAGCGAGCCGAGCGAGCGGGGCGAGTGCGAGACCGTGCTCTCCCGGAGCACGATGGCCGGGTTGTCGTGCGCCCGCTCCATCAGCAGCCGGGTGCCCATCAGCTCGGCGGCGAGCACGGCCGGGGCCGGGTCCAGGTCGGTCACCGAGAGCACGCCGCGGTCGAACAGGTCGACCATGGCGTCGTTGGCCATCCCGACGATCCGCACGCCACGCAGACCGCTGTCCCCGAGCGCGGCGGTCACGGACTCGGGCACCGAGCCGATGCCGAGCTGGAGCACCGGGCGGTCGGGGAGCAGCGGGAGGATGTGGGCGGCCACCCGGTCGCTCTGCTCGTCGCGCACGGCGCTGGGGAAGGTGCAGGGGGGCGTCGTGGCGTCCACCAGGGCGTCGAGCTGGCTGACGTGCAGCATCGAGTCGCCGGTCGTCCGGGGCACCAGGGGGTCGACCTCGGCCAGGACCACGGAGGCGCGCCGTACGGCGTGCCGCACGTAGCTGGCCGACGGGCCGAGCGAGCAGTAGCCGTGGCGGTCCGGCGGGGAGACCCGGACGAAGGCCGCGTCGGTGCGCCAGGTGTCCAGCAGGCCGGGCACCGCGGAGGCGCGGGCCGGCACGTACTCGACCTGTCCGGGCGCCAGCGCCTTGCGCGCCGGCCCGTAGGGGTGCCAGGTCACGTGCCGCAGGTGCCCCTCGGCGGCGGCCGCCAGGAACGGGTAGGTGCCCAGCTGGAGGCCGGAGTAGAGCGTGGGGGAGCCCAGCAGGTCGGCACGGTCGGCGAGCGCCGTCAGCAGGGTCTCGGGCGTGCCGCACCCGGGGGCGGCGACGATCCGGGCCCCCGGCGGGAGAAGGTCCATCGCGGCCTCGATCGGCAGCGTCCGCAGCATGGGTCGCACTGGTCTCTCCAGGTGTCTCGGGAGGTTCTCGGGATGGTTCTCGGGACCGGACGAGGGCGTGACGGATCACCGCCGCGGGGAGGGCTGGGGCGGTGACGTTCTCGGCAGGATTTCGCCCGATCGGCTTGACGGACCCATTGTGACCCGGCTAACTTCCAGAATCAAGCGAGCGCTTGATTGATCGCTCGAAGATCTGTGAGGTGACTGTGGAACTGTTGGCACAGCAGCTGGTCAACGGCGTGGCCCTGGGGGCGGTGTACGCCCTCTTCGCCGTCGGCTTCGCGCTGATCCTGGCGCGCATGGGCATCCTGAACGTGGCCCACGGCACCTTCGCCACGTGGGGTGTGCTCGCGTCGTACTGGCTGATCACGGAGTCCGGCCTGGGCTTCTGGGCGGCCGCCCTGCTCGGCATCCTGTTCGCGGGCCTGATCGGCGTGACCGCCGACCTGGTGGCCTTCGGGCCGCTGCGCAAGCGCAACGCCGGGCACTACGCCCCGATCATCGCGAGCATCGGCATCTGGATCTGCCTGCTCACCCTGGCCGAGGGCTTCAGCGGTCCGTCCGCGGTGAGCTACCCGGCCGACGAGGTGCCCTCGACCCCGCTGGAGATCGGCGGCCTGCTGGTCCTGCCGGCCCACCTGATGGCGGTCGTCGCCCTGGTGGTCGTGGTCTGGGGAGTGCACCACCTGCTCAACCGGACCCGGTTCGGCTCCGCGGTGCGCGCGGTCTCCGCCGATGCGCGGTCCGCCGCGATCGTCGGGGTCAACGCCCGCACCACCCTGCTGGTGGTCGCCTTCCTGGCGGCGGCGATCGCCGGGCTCGCCGGCGTGCTCGCCGCGCTGGCCGACAACAACGTCTCCTTCAACCTCGGCGAGGGGCTGCTGCTCAAGGGCTTCGCCGCCGTCGTGGTCGGCGGGTACGGCGACATCCGGGGCGCGGCGCTGTGCGGCG
The window above is part of the Nocardioides campestrisoli genome. Proteins encoded here:
- a CDS encoding acetyl-CoA hydrolase/transferase family protein, encoding MLRTLPIEAAMDLLPPGARIVAAPGCGTPETLLTALADRADLLGSPTLYSGLQLGTYPFLAAAAEGHLRHVTWHPYGPARKALAPGQVEYVPARASAVPGLLDTWRTDAAFVRVSPPDRHGYCSLGPSASYVRHAVRRASVVLAEVDPLVPRTTGDSMLHVSQLDALVDATTPPCTFPSAVRDEQSDRVAAHILPLLPDRPVLQLGIGSVPESVTAALGDSGLRGVRIVGMANDAMVDLFDRGVLSVTDLDPAPAVLAAELMGTRLLMERAHDNPAIVLRESTVSHSPRSLGSLDRLVSINGAVEVDLLGQVNSEMVGPRQISGVGGSMDFVESGFASVGGLTVVAVAAAGPDGRHSRIVRRLGADVVTLPRHTVDVVVTEYGVADLRGLSEPERAEALVEIAHPDHRAALREPGHTHKEIA
- a CDS encoding branched-chain amino acid ABC transporter permease; this translates as MTVELLAQQLVNGVALGAVYALFAVGFALILARMGILNVAHGTFATWGVLASYWLITESGLGFWAAALLGILFAGLIGVTADLVAFGPLRKRNAGHYAPIIASIGIWICLLTLAEGFSGPSAVSYPADEVPSTPLEIGGLLVLPAHLMAVVALVVVVWGVHHLLNRTRFGSAVRAVSADARSAAIVGVNARTTLLVVAFLAAAIAGLAGVLAALADNNVSFNLGEGLLLKGFAAVVVGGYGDIRGAALCGVAIGVLEVLSSQYISSGFRDAITFGVLLAVLVVRPQGLFGERQLVRA
- a CDS encoding MaoC family dehydratase, whose translation is MTVHVPRGRYYEEMVPGDVFKHEPGRTIGESDNSLFCLMVQNQQSLHLDAVRSAESEFGQRLVNSLLTMSIVCSIGVPDLTQKTTIANLGFEEIAFPAPVFIGDTLYCETEIIARRESASRPRQGIVTLEHRGLNQDGVLVCRARRTALVHMLPEGETARA
- a CDS encoding flavin-containing monooxygenase; translation: MSTELPPLPRVTLEGGLEEFGTPTGPGPMVEYLIIGAGVCGIYQLYRLRELGLRTLVVDANSDVGGTWFKNRYPGCRFDSESYTYQYSFSPELLAEWDWKERFAPQPETLSYLQHVADRFDLRPQMLFDARVSSMTWDEARWQWRVVLADGREITARFVLGAMGLLSQPTTPRLPGAERFKGVAVHTFDYPEDLDLTGKRVAVVGTGASGVQVVADVADKVEQLYVLQRDANWCTPLANGPIDKEEMEELRSRYDEIFEWCSQTPAGFIHRPDRRRSTELTREERLAHWEKLYWAPGGGLYLGNFRDCVMEEEANAELTEFVAGKIRERVKDPEVAELLIPKDHGFGTKRVAGESGFYEAFNRDNVELVDLMTTPITELTEDAVRLGGPEGPRDLEVDVVIYATGFDAVTGAFDRIDITGVDGRSLREHWAEGPTTTIGVQTVGFPNFYILVGPQSGSASANFPRGIEDAVNWMCDVARFTSERGIGRVEARPEAEKEWVEHVWEVNSRMLMSRTKSWFNGHNINLDRDDSPRAMVYLGGGPLYRRRLTAEFEAGLPSFVLSTYDEAPETVARTVTEACLAGRPTA